From the genome of Chanos chanos chromosome 5, fChaCha1.1, whole genome shotgun sequence, one region includes:
- the pigf gene encoding phosphatidylinositol-glycan biosynthesis class F protein, whose translation MWDAEIRGMASAHAIIASSVFMATVMPAVLVEKFSVYGTHLVWLYSVAGSVAVVNIAVYWLLGIGPPTKKNTLSYKVSRLIRSCLYFLFSCLFFHTVVVLYGAPLLESAVETFSLAVLLSTLTTLRCLCILGPNVQAWIRVFSRDGAMSVWDTSLQITTGCSVVGAWLGAFPIPLDWDRPWQVWPISCTLGATIGFLTGLVAAPVWIHWHRKQLTYKIK comes from the exons ATGTGGGACGCGGAGATCAGAGGCATGGCGTCAGCCCACGCCATCATTGCCTCCTCTGTTTTCATGGCAACCGTCATGCCCGCCGTGCTAGTGGAAAAGTTTTCGGTATATGGGACCCACCTGGTTTGGCTGTATTCTGTCGCTGGATCCGTCGCTGTGGTCAACATCGCCGTATATTGGCTCCTCGGCATTGGCCCACCGACAAAGAAGAATACACTGAGTTACAAA gtgTCTAGATTGATCCGGTCCTGTCTATACTTTCTCTTCTCGTGCCTGTTTTTCCATACTGTGGTGGTGCTGTATGGAGCACCTCTCCTAGA GTCTGCTGTGGAGACGTTCTCTCTGGCTGTGCTGCTGTCCACCCTGACGACACTGAGGTGCCTTTGTATCCTGGGCCCTAACGTTCAGGCGTGGATTCGAGTTTTCAGCCGTGATGG GGCAATGTCTGTATGGGACACTTCTCTGCAGATAACTACTGGGTGCAGTGTTGTTGGAGCCTGGCTTGGGGCTTTTCCCATTCCTCTGGACTGGGATAGACCATGGCAG GTGTGGCCTATTTCTTGCACACTGGGTGCCACCATTGGGTTCCTGACAGGTTTGGTTGCTGCGCCAGTATGGATCCACTGGCATCGCAAGCAGCTGACCTACAAGATCAAATGA
- the rhoq gene encoding rho-related GTP-binding protein RhoQ produces the protein MANGTGSIMLKCVVVGDGAVGKTCLLMSYANDAFPEEYVPTVFDHYAVSVTVGGKQYLLGLYDTAGQEDYDRLRPLSYPMTDVFLICFSVVNPASFQNVREEWVPELQEYAPNVPYLLIGTQIDLRDDPKTIAKLNDVKEKPIVTEQGQKLAKEIGACCYVECSALTQKGLKTVFDEAIIAILAPKKGALKRRLGPRCINCCLIT, from the exons ATGGCAAACGGGACTGGAAGTATCATGCTGAAATGCGTGGTAGTCGGTGACGGGGCCGTAGGGAAAACTTGTCTCTTGATGAGCTATGCCAACGACGCTTTTCCTGAGGAATATGTGCCAACCGTTTTTGATCATTACGCag TGAGTGTGACGGTTGGAGGCAAACAATACCTGCTTGGACTTTATGACACTGCGGGTCAG GAGGACTACGACCGCCTTCGCCCTCTCTCCTACCCTATGACCGACGTCTTCCTCATTTGTTTCTCCGTGGTGAATCCGGCCAGCTTCCAGAACGTGCGGGAGGAGTGGGTCCCAGAACTCCAGGAATACGCACCCAATGTTCCATATCTGCTTATCGGTACTCAG atcGACTTAAGAGATGACCCAAAGACCATTGCCAAGCTGAATGACGTGAAGGAGAAGCCTATCGTCACGGAGCAGGGGCAGAAGCTGGCGAAGGAG ATCGGAGCCTGCTGTTACGTGGAATGCTCTGCGCTGACGCAGAAAGGCCTAAAGACTGTGTTTGACGAGGCCATCATCGCCATTTTGGCTCCAAAGAAAGGAGCGCTGAAGAGACGTCTGGGGCCGCGCTGCATCAACTGTTGCCTGATCACGTGA
- the cox7a2l gene encoding cytochrome c oxidase subunit 7A2-like, mitochondrial — protein sequence MYYKFSGFTQRLTGSAPSSAYNPQGLRASVPTETPAMIFATPTKVVGSDAVAEYMGANKVPDLQRIFQTSDGIPVHLKRGVPDRLLYRTTMALTIGGALYCLVALYIAAQPKNK from the exons ATGTATTATAAGTTTAGTGGCTTCACTCAAAGATTGACAGGATCCGCACCGTCTTCAGCGTATAACCCACAG GGCTTGAGAGCCAGCGTACCCACAGAAACACCCGCAATGATCTTTGCTACGCCAACCAAAGTGGTTGGTTCTGACGCAGTGGCAGAATACATGGGTGCTAACAAGGTTCCTGATCTTCAGAGAATATTCCAG acgTCAGACGGGATCCCAGTTCATCTCAAGCGCGGCGTTCCAGACCGCCTGCTCTACAGAACCACCATGGCTCTAACAATTGGTGGCGCTCTCTACTGTCTGGTGGCCCTGTATATAGCCGCGCAGCCTAAAAACAAGTGA
- the LOC115813225 gene encoding LOW QUALITY PROTEIN: potassium voltage-gated channel subfamily G member 3 (The sequence of the model RefSeq protein was modified relative to this genomic sequence to represent the inferred CDS: inserted 1 base in 1 codon; deleted 3 bases in 2 codons): MKFGKNICILNVGGTKYAFTRDVIKDFPLRRVSRLHSCSSEKEVLEVCDDYDRERNEFFFDRHSEAFVFIMLYVRSGKLRFVPQMCELSFYNEMIYWGLESSHLEFCCQRRLDDRMSDTYTYFSEEDIKAEDESRGEDEQDNRSTGGRGNARWLERMRRXFEEPASSVAAQILASVSVMFVIVSMVILCASTLPDWDTAKNNIVEEHRIIEAVCIGWFTAECIVRFIVSRDKCEFVRRPLNIIDLLAITPYYVSVAMTALTGENPQLQRAGVTLRVLRIMRIFWLIKLARHFLVCRLGLTLRRCYREMVMLLVFVCVAMAIFSALAQLLEHGLDLETRNDDYTSIPAACWWVIISMTTVGYGDMYPITMPGRVLGGVCVVSGIVLLALPITFIYHSFVQCYHELKFRSARCVRSLSAEFLN; encoded by the exons ATGAAGTTTGGCAAGAATATTTGTATCCTGAACGTTGGCGGCACCAAATATGCGTTTACAAGAGACGTTATTAAGGATTTCCCTCTCCGAAGAGTAAGCAGGTTGCACAGTTGTTCGTCCGAGAAAGAGGTCCTGGAAGTGTGCGATGATTATGACCGGGAGAGAAACGAATTTTTCTTCGACAGGCACTCTGaggcttttgtttttatcatgttATATGTTAGGTCTGGCAAATTAAGATTTGTTCCGCAAATGtgtgaactttcattttacaatgAAATGATTTACTGGGGTTTGGAGAGCTCTCATTTGGAGTTCTGTTGTCAGCGACGGCTTGATGATAGAATGTCCGACACATATACATACTTTTCAGAGGAAGACATCAAGGCAGAGGACGAGTCCAGGGGAGAGGATGAGCAGGATAACAGGTCTACTGGTGGTAGAGGGAACGCGCGGTGGCTGGAGAGAATGCGAA ACTTTGAGGAGCCGGCGTCGTCTGTAGCAGCGCAAATCCTTGCCTCAGTTTCAGtcatgtttgtgattgtgtctATGGTAATACTTTGTGCGAGCACTCTTCCGGACTGGGACACGGCAAAAAACAACATTGTGGAAGAACATAG gaTTATTGAGGCTGTATGCATTGGCTGGTTTACTGCTGAGTGCATTGTGCGTTTCATTGTCTCGCGGGAcaagtgtgagtttgtgcgtcGCCCACTGAACATTATCGACCTGCTGGCTATAACACCTTACTACGTCTCCGTTGCTATGACAGCACTAACCGGGGAAAACCCTCAGCTACAACGGGCAGGGGTAACCCTACGCGTGCTACGCATTATGCGCATT TTCTGGTTGATCAAACTGGCGCGGCACTTTTTGGTCTGCAGACTTGGGCTGACGCTTCGCAGGTGCTACCGTGAGATGGTCATGCTGTTAGTGTTTGTATGCGTTGCCATGGCGATCTTCAGTGCCTTGGCCCAGCTCCTGGAGCATGGCCTGGACCTTGAGACCAGAAATGATGACTACACCAGCATCCCAGCGGCCTGTTGGTGGGTTATTATCTCCATGACGACC GTCGGCTATGGAGACATGTATCCCATCACTATGCCAGGGCGTGtgctgggtggtgtgtgtgtggtgagtggcATCGTGCTACTGGCACTGCCCATCACCTTCATCTATCACAGCTTTGTGCAGTGCTACCACGAGCTCAAATTCCGTTCAGCACGCTGCGTTAGAAGCCTGTCTGCAGAGTTTCTCAACTGA